The DNA window CAAGTTCCGGCGCGTAGGGCGTCTTGAGTGCGATTCCCGTAAATAATGCAGCAATCTTCCAGCTCGTCAATCTACCGTCCAAACCTCAACTTGATCTTTTGTCCATAAGATACCGGCTCGCCGGCGGGTGGCGATTGTTCGCGGACAAGTCCGCTGCCGATTGGATCAATGCGAAAGCCTGCTTTGGAAGCAGCTTCAAGGGCTGCGCGTAGTGTCATGCCCGCGAAGCTAGGAGTCACAAATGTCGACTTAGTAACTGTCTCGTCGGAGTTTTCCACTTCTTCCACAGACTTTTCCACAAGAGTTTCAGTGTCTGGTGCGTCGTTGATGGAAATGTCTTTGACGGGTTCACTCTTGATGTCATCAGGCAGGTCTCGCGGGACATTGAGAATGCGGAGCGCCGCATTGGTTGCTTCACTAAATACGGGAGCAGAAACTGCTCCACCATATTTGGTGGAACCGTCCAGGGTAATGATGGTGACCAGCCGAGGGTCGTTCACCGGAGTGAATCCCATAAAGGTCGCGTGGTACTTGTGCGAGTATTGTTTTGCTTTTACGTCGTAGATCTGAGCTGAGCCGGTCTTTCCCCCGACGGAGTAACCCGCGATCTTTGCTTTGCGACCGGTGCCGCCAAGTACAACGTGCTCCATCATCTTTCGCATTTGAACAACGGCGTCGGGGGACAGGACCGTGGTCATCTTTGCTTGTGGCTCGTCAAAGCTGGTGCGTCGAAGTGGTACCCGGTTCGCATTGGGGCCTTCGCTACTGGCCGCTGTAATGCGACGCACAATTTTCGGTGGAATCAGTTGGCCACCATTGGCGATGACAGAAGCGGCTTGTCCCAATTGAATGGTGGTGGCCATCACTTCGTGTCCCATGGCGACAGAGCCAATCGAACTCTTGGTCCATTTCGACAAGCGGAGGACGCGGCCCGAAGATTCGCCGGGCAAGGGAAGTCCGGTCTTGCTGCCGAAGCCAAAGGCTTTGATGTATTCAGAGAAACGCTTTTCGCCCAGTTCCTGAGCGACTCGAATGGCGCCAATGTTGCTGGAGTGCGCGAGGATATCCTCGACAGGAATATATCCGTAGGGATCGTGATCGTGAATGACTCGTCCGAAGAGGTTCAATATGCCGTTGCCGCAATGAAAGCCAGTTTTGGGAGTGACTTTGCGGTCTTGGATCGCGCCGGCAATCGTAAATACTTTGAACACAGAGCCGGGTTCGATCGGACTCTGGATGGGGAGGTTTTGACGAGCCTCCATGTTGACCACTTTATCGTTCGGGTTATAGGTGGGATAGCTGGCCATGGCGACGATCTCACCGTTGTGGGGATCCATGACAAGGGCGCGTCCGGTCCAGCAATTATTGGCGATCACGGCCGCGCCGAGCAGTTTCTCCAACTCAAACTGAACGCGATAGTCGATGGTGAGAGTGACGTCATTGCCAGGAATCGGTTCGATTTCAACAACGCTTTCGAGGCCGCGATGGCGGACATCGGTCACCATGTGGGCGTAGCCGGGACGTCCGGCCAGTTCGTCTTCGAGACCTTGTTCGATGCCGCCGTTGCCGGCTTTCTCAAAGTCGACCCCGCCGAGGATGTGAGCGGCTAACTGGTCATTGGGATAGACGCGGATGGTGGAGGATTCAAACTGAATCCAGCCCAAACGCAGGCTTTTCAGGCGCTTCGCCTGTTCCTGGCTGATCTGTTCGGCAATCTTGAAGTACTTTCGCTTCTCGGCGACCTTCGCATCCAGCTTGCCGAGCAGTTCCTTCTCGTTGAGGCCGAGGATTTCGCTGAAGATACTGGCGGCAACTTCTGTGTTGGGAACCTGTTGTGGATTGACAACAACGGTTTCTACCGGAACCGTGATCGCAAGGATATGTCCGTTGCGATCGTAAATGGTGCCGCGATGGGCGGCGATCTCGACCAGGCGAGTCTGCTGTTGTTCGGCAAGGTCGGCGTAGTAATCGTGTTTGACAATCTGCAGATAGAACAACCGTGCGAGAACGGCCACTCCCCAGATCATCAGCAGCCTAAGCAACCAACGAGCGCGGCGGTCGACGGCTGGGTTGATGGGCGCTAACATTTCGAAGGCTCCTTGGCGAAGTAAAAAATCAAGTAGAAAGCACTAGGCGGAAACGCCGAATGCTTTCTACTTGCCGGAGGGGAGACTGTTCATGGCGTAGGACCCCTTCGGCGTCAGATGTTGCACCATCTGCGGGGCGGGATCGATCAGATCCTGGGTCTTAGCCACTTGTTCGAGCTTGTTGAGATTGGTATGGCGCGCTTCGAGTGCGCGCAATTCTGCGATTTCGCGGTGCAACTGGTCCTGTTCGTCGCGCAACTGGTGGATCTGCATGCCCGCAACCATACGGTAGGCGCCGGGGAGTAAGAGGCCAGTGAAGATCAATGCGCCAGTCACGATCGCGCCAGCGGCGCGCCATGAGGTCTTGCGTTGCGCAGGATCGTCCGCGCGAACGACCATCGAGTTATCGATGGCTTTGGCTTCAAAGTAAAGATCTTCGCCAGGGAAGGCGGGCAGTTTGCGGCGCGTGGTGTGTGCGTGACCTCGCGGAGCCGTGCGGGGTCGGCGAGATTGTGACGGGATATTCCGCGTCATTGTGCTGTCTTGTTCTTCGTATACGTGAGCTAATGCCGACATATCGTCCTCCTAAGTTGCCGCCTGCCATTCAATCGCCCTTAACTTCGCACTTCTCGAAGCTGGGTTTCGCCTTAATTCTTCATCACTTGGTTTCACAACATGCTTGGTCAGGATCTTGGCTAACCCCGCACGTTGAAACTCTTGAAATTTCTGTTTCAGAATCCGATCTTCCGTACTCATGAAACTCAACGCTACAACTCGACTTCCGACTGCCATCAGTCCGGGTAGAGCCTCCAGTAACGCTTTCAACTCATCCATTTCACGGTTGACATACAACCGCAAAGCCATAAAAGTCTTAGTTGCCGGAGATACTTTTGTATCCCGGGACGCGGCCCCCTGACCGGCAAGCTGGGCAAGCTGCCGAGTCGTATGAATCGGCCGCGCCCGGACTACTGCTCTGGCAATTGCCCGCGACCTCCATTCCTCGCCGTACTCGTACAAAATGTCGGCGATTTCTTTTTCAGAGAACGTGTTGACTACGTCCGCCGCAGTAAGATCTTGTTCGGAGTCGCGAGACATCCTCATATCCAAGGGGCCATCGTGCCGGAACGAAAAACCGCGCTCAGGTTCCGTGAGCTGTTTCATGCTCACCCCGAGGTCAACGAGTAGTCCATCCAACTGACCAATGCCCATCTCTCGAAACCTTTCGGGAAAGGTGGAGAACACTCCCTGGGTCGGGCGGATCTTCGCAGCGAATTCGCGCGTATTTTCCACCGCCTCGGCGAGGCTCTCTCCATCCCGGTCATTCATTACCAGAACGCCAGAATCGAGGAGGGCAGCTATTTGTTTGGAATGCCCCCCAAGACCGGCGGTCATATCAGCTATCCGACTCTCGCTACGGATCGCCAGATAACTGAGCACCTCCGCGGACATCACCGGGAAGTGAGCCATAATCCTTAATCCTTTACCGCATACCAGCGAGTCGCATTCGCTTTGCGGCTTCGGCCGCGTTCGCACGGCCCTTTTCACGCATCGCTTCATAACGCGTCGCTGTCATGACGACCAAATGGTCGCGGTCTTTACCCATCTGACAGGAAGCGGGCAGCTCGGTAATTCCAAGCCGTTGCCGAAGGACTGGGGGGAGGGTCAGTCGGCCGTCACTGTCAGGGGAAACATCGTCTCCGAGATCCTTCATGCGAAACAACGTATTTTCAGCGTCCTCAGCCAGATCCGGGTTCAAGCCCATTTCTTCGAGGAATTCGCATTGCTTCAAGAAAGCGTCTCGGGTATAAATCTGAATATCGAGTTCATCACTCGAAGTGAGAAAGAACTGTGTCCCAAGACCCACCATATACTTCAGGTAGCCTGATGGAACTTTTAGCCGACCCTTCGCATCCACGGAACACGCGTGATAGCCCAGTGGGGCTACCGCGTCTCCGGGTTGGAGTTGGTCTGCCAAGTATCAAATCCGAGGTGGAATTTGGGAATCTGGTCCACTTCTGGCCACTTCCCGCCACTCCCTGATAGTAATTCGATTCGCCGGGCAAAACAAGACCCTTTGGCAAATTAATTGCTCTCTTGCGGACGCGCATCTATTCGTCTTTTCTTTGCCTTAGGAGGAAAGCTAAGGACCTGGAGTAGTCCCTGCGATTTGCTACATTAATAGGGCTATGCACGGACTGTCCTTGTACGACATCGATCCTGGCCCGGAGTCGCCCGAGATCGTGCGGATGATTGTGGAAATCCCCATGCACTCCGCCAATAAATACGAATATGACGGCGAGTTTGGGCTTTTCCGCCTGGATAGGTCGCTTTACGCGTCCGTTCATTACCCCGGAGATTACGGATTCATCCCCGGCACTTTGGCGGAGGATCACGATCCGCTCGATATTCTCGTGCTCGTCTCGGAGCCGAGCATCACGGGTTGCATGATGCTGGTCCGGCCCGTCGGAATTCTGAACATGATCGATAGCTCGGAGCGTGATCAGAAGATCCTGGCGGTGCCGACGCGGAATCCCCGTTTCGAGCAAATCCACACCATCGATCAGGTGTTCCCTCACACACGGCGCGAGATCGAGCACTTCTTCACCATTTATAAGGAACTGGAAGGCAAGCGGACGGTGATGGAAGGCTGGGGCGGTCCGAAGGAAGCGCGCAAGGCGATCCTCGAGTCTCGTCAAAGCTACTTTGAGGCCAAAGAAGCGCCTCCTAAATAAACCCCTTGCATTCGGAATTCGATCCTGCTAGATTTCCAGCATGTGCTGGTTTTCTAGCAGGATGGTATGAACGAAACACTCAGCCGCCGCGAGCGGCAGATCATGGACATCCTCCACCGTCTGGGTCGGGCCAGCGCGGCCGACATTGAGGCGGCTCTCCCCGATGCGCCCAGCTATTCGGCGGTGCGGGCCCATCTGCGTACTCTCGAAGACAAGGGGCACATCCGTCATGAGATGGAGCAGCTCCGCTATGTCTTCTTCCCGACTGTCAACCCCGAACGCGCCCGTAGTTCCGCATTGCGCCATCTGGTGGATACCTTCTTTGGCGGATCCGCGACGGATGCGGCGGCGGCCTTGCTTGACCCGAAGTCGGCAACGCTGCCTCTTGCCGATCTCGATCGTCTGGCGGATCTGATCGAAGAAGCAAGGAAGGAGGGCCGATGATTCCCTCTTCCACACTGACACTCGGTCTGCAATCGGCGTTGCTGCTTGCGATCGCGGCCAGCGTCACCTGGCTGCTGCGCCGCTCCAATGCCGCCTTGCGCCACTATATCTGGACCCTGGCGCTGGCCTTTCTGCTGGTATTGCCGTTTTGGCCTGTGCAGAGTTTTCGCGTGCCTGTGCCAATTGCACAGAGTGCCGCCACACGGATTGTTGTGACCGCGGATGGGAGTCGGCTTGGCCCGAGTGCCATCGATGCCGCCACGGTGCTTCGCGGGCTCTGGATGGGCGGCGTGCTGCTCCTGCTCGCTCGCATGGCGGGATCGCAGTTCCGGGGCTGGCGTCTGGCGCGCACGGCCACGGTGTGGCAGGAGGATGCCTTTCTTTCGTCCTCCATCGCAGTTCCGATGGTGGTGGGGCTGTCTGCGCCCAAAATTCTGCTCCCTCTCGACGCTGTCGATTGGGAGCCGGAGCGTCTCGAGGCTGTGCTCGCTCATGAGCGGATGCACGTGCTGCGCCGCGATCTCTTCTGGAAGTTCCTCGCGCAAATCGCCTGCGCCGCCTATTGGCCGAATCCCCTCGTTTGGTTTGCCGCCCGTCAGCATGACAAGGAATGTGAACAGTCTTGTGATGACGGCGTGCTGCTTTCGGGAGTCCGGGCCACCGACTACGCGAAACACCTGGTCTCGATCGCTCGCAATCTGCGAGCGGGTCCTCAACTTGAAGGAGGTTTATCCATGGCAACGACATCGACTCTCGAGCGCCGCCTGACGGCACTGCTCAATCCACTCACTTCTCACAAACCGCTGACGCGAGGAACGCTACTGACGACGGCGGCGCTCAGTCTCGCGCTCCTGGCGCCGATTGCTGGCTGGAATCTCGTTGCACAAACGATGGGAGGAACCAATGGGATGGTAGTGGACCCGAGCGGCGCGCCCATTGCGGACGCACGGGTGACGCTTGTGTTCCCAGCGGGCAGCAATGACCGGCGCGAGATCACACGCACGCATGCCTCAGGCGACTTCCATTTTCCAGCACTGCCCGAGGGGGTTTATACGCTCCGCGTGGAGAGCCCGGGATTTGGTCCCCTGGAGCAGGCTGGCTTGTTGCTGGGCAAGCCGGGCGAAGCCCCGATTCGGATCACGTTGAATGTGGGCGGAATTCGCGAGTCCGTGCAGGTGTCTGCGGTGCCCGGGCCGGCTAGCGAGCCGAAGCAGATTCGCGTCGGTGGCAATATCCAGGCGACGAAACTGGTGAGCCAAGTGCGTCCGCTGTACCCGGCGGATTGCCGTACAGAGCGGGTGCAAGGCACCGTGCTTTTGAATGCGGTGATCGGGGTGGATGGCAGCATTGTCAGCCTGAAGCCGATCAACGAGTTTGTCGACGTGCGGCTTCGCGACACCGCGATCGACAGTGTGAAGCAATGGCGCTACACGCCGACACTCTTGAATGGAAATCCAATTGAAGTGGCCACCGTGATCGAAGTGAACTTTACGCTGTCCCGGTAGGGCGATGTTGCATTGAAAAGATGGGGCGAATTCGTCAGCGCTGCGGATTCGCCCTTTTTATTCCTTGTCAGGAAGAACCGATGTCCTTTGTTGTTCGAATATTCTTTTGCCTTGCGATAGTGGGGCTGAGTGGGTGTCACCGGGCGCGTCCTTCTTTGACGCTCTCCGTGCCGGACACTGCGTTTCGGATTGTTGAGAAAGACGGCGCGAGCTTGTTGCTTCCTCCGCCGGCGGCCACTTCCTTCCATACCCAAGAACTCTCCATCTCTTTGCCGAAACAGAAGCTGAGCCCATCTCGCACGGCGGCTTGCCAGGTGAGCAATGATCTGTTCCAACTGCAGATTCTGGATGATCGGGCTCTCCTGCGCATGTCTCCGGTGGACTCGTGGTGGAAGCAGGCGGATGCGAGTCTCGATGAAGTGCTGCCGAGCTTGGAGACGCTGGAACATCGAAGATGCCTGTCTACGCACTCCGCGCTGCAATTGCAGCAGATCATTCGAGAAAGCCTTCCGATGCGCCCCGGCCAAAGCCTCTATGGCGCATACGGCTATCGCATGGGCGGCGGCGGGCTGGACCTGCGATCGGGCATGCGCGTGAGTCTCCAACGAGCCCATTTCCGTATTCCTGCGGCACTACGGAAGTCGCCAGCGGATGGCTTCATTGGGATTAGCACAGTGCAGTACGAAAGGGGCGAGGACGGGGACTTTCGCCGCTTGGGTGTGGAGTACAGTTCTGATCTGTTGCGGCAATCGCTGCGTCGGGGCTGGCAGGACCTCTACTTTGCGCGTGAGGCCGGGGCGCGGCCGGTCTACCGGCTCTTCCTGCTGACGCATTATGTCCGGGCGGGAATCCAGCGCTCGGCGATTGTCATTGGCGCGTCCAGCGTCGCACAGCTCAGCGACGTCGAGAAACAACTGAAGCAAGATCCAGGTGCGCCGTGTTCAAGTCTGGCCCGTGCGAAGGTGGCCTGCGTTCTCTTTGAGGGGGAAGTGACGGCGTCTGTCGAGTTGCTGGCCAGGATCGATGGCACGCCGACCTATGTACCCTGGGGGACGACGGTGCGGACGGTGCTGCAACAAAGGAAGAAGGAACTGCCGACGATGCAACTGCGCCGCTTGTGGGCGAAGCAATTGCTTTCCGTCGAGGTGGACGGCGACCGGAACTCGCTGCTCGACCTGGCGCTGGTTGCCGGAGACGAGCTCAGCTGGGAATGAAAAAGGGCGAATCTGCTTTGTGTGCAGATTCGCCCTTTTCGTTTGCGAGGAACTTGGCTAGGCCTTGATCTTCATCGCCGTCGGGTCCCATTGCACGAGCCGCTTCTCGAAGTAGCTGGTGTTGCTCAACAGGGCCGGTGCGGCAGCGCGCAGGCCGAAGGTAGCGTCTTCAATGACGGCCCGCTTGTTGCGGATGGCGTCGTAGAAGTTCGCGTGATGCGCGAACTGTTCTGCATAGCCAGCCGGAAGCTTATAGCTATAGGAGGTGGCGGGGCGCATGCTGTCGGCGCTGGGCTTCTGGTCGGGATACTGTTTCTTGTACTCGTCCAGGAACTGCTTTTTGACGGCAGCAGGGAAGGGCTGCAGATCGTAGCCGGGGCGTGCCTCGCGCGGGGTGGAGTGGACCGTGAAGCCATTGCCGACGTCGAGCGTGATGTAGCCTTCGGTGCCGACAAAGCGGAAGCTCTGCCCACCGCCGGTGCCCGCTTCAAAGTTCACACGCAGGGTGATTTGATGAGCGCCGTGAGTGGCTGTCTTGGGGTAGTCGTAGAGACCGATCATCAGATCGGGTACGTCGCGGCCATCGTTCCAATAGTAAGTGCCGCCGCTTGCAAAGACGCGCTCGGGGCCGTTGGAATCCATCACATAGTGGATGCCGCTAAACAGGTGGACGAACAAGTCACCCGCGATGCCGGTGCCGTAATCCTGGTAGTTTCTCCAGCGGAACAAGCGGATGGGTTCAAAGGGACGCTTCGGCGCGGAGCCGATGAAGCTATCCCAGCTGACCGTGCTGGGCGAGGCGTCGTAGGGGATCACATACTGCCAGGCGCCGAGCGCGCTGTTGCGATCGTAGAAGGCTTCGATCATGCGGATCTCGCCGATCTTTCCTTCCTTGATCACTTCCCGCAGGCGAGCGTAGAGAATCGAGCTGACGCGCTGGCTGCCCACCTGGAAGACCTTACCCGACTTCTTCTCGGCCGCAATGATCTTGTGACCGTCTTCGGGGTTCTTGACCATCGGCTTTTGACAGTAGACATGCTTGCCGGCTTCGAGCGCGGCGACAGCCTGCGTGGCGTGCCAGTGATCGGGAGTGGCAATGATGACGGCGTCGATGTCCGGACGTGCGAGTAACTCCCGGTAGTCGCGCGTGGTGAAGATCTGCTTGCCGAACATCTCCTTCGCGTTAGTGAGCCTACCTTCATAGACATCGGCGACCGCGACGAACTCGACGCCATCCACGGTGGAAGCGGTCTTGACGTCTCCAAGGCCCATATTCCCCATGCCGATACAACCGACACGGATCTTGTCATTCGCGGATATCTTCTGCGCCTGCGCCAGGCTTGCGGTTGCGCCTCCGAGTGCGCTCACTTCAAGGAATTCTCTTCTGGTGGACATGATCTAAACTCAGCATAATATGCCTCTCACACGACGAACAGCTCTTGCTGCCACAATTGCACCCCTCCTGCGTGCGCAACCGCGCCAGCAGATCGCCGTATCTACCTATTCGTTCTGGCATCTTCGGGGCACAAAGTACCCGCTCGAAAAGGTGATCGAACAGGCCCACGCCATGGGCTTTGATGGTGTCGAACTTCTCCATCGGCAATTCGCGTCGGAGGATAAGGAGTATTTAAACAAGCTGAAGCAGATGGCCTTTGAACGTGGGCTTTCTCTGCCGATGCTGAGCATCCATCAGGACTTTGTCTCACCCGATGCTGCTGAGCGTAAGAAGAATATCGATCATACGAAGCATTGCATCGATCTCGCGGCGCAACTGGGGATTCCCGCGATCCGTCTGAACTCGGGCCGTTGGAAGACGATCAAGAGCTTTGACGATTTGATGAAGGTGAAGGGGGACGAGCCGCCACTTGCCGGATATAAGCTGGACGACGCCAAACGCTGGTGTGTCGATTCGATCAATGAAATCATCCCGCATGCAAAGTCTGCCGGAGTGCGGATGGCTCTTGAAAATCATTGGGGCCTGACGACGAATGTCGCGGTTCTTCTGGATCTGTGGAAGGCTGTAAATTCACCCTGGCTCGGGATCAATCTCGACACCGGAAACTTCCCTGAGAAGCCTTATGACGGCATCAGCACCCTAGCTCCGCATGCCACCATTGTGCAGGCGAAAACCTATTATGGCGGGGGCGTCTGGTACACCCTCGATCTCGACTACAAGCGCATTGCCAAGATCCTGGCCGATGCGAAATTCAGTGGGTGGGTGAGCCTGGAGATGGAAGGCAATGAGGATCCGCTCACTGCCGTTCCCAAGAGTCTGAAAGTGCTACGGGATGCGTTCGCCTCGCACTAAGTCGTCCCAGTTTTCGCGTTCGCGAATCACTTCGAAGCGGCTGCCGTCGATTAACACCTCGGCGGCACGGCCGCGCGAATTGTAGTTCGAAGACATTCCGAATCCGTAAGCGCCCGCCGTTTTCACAGCCAGCAGATCGCCGCTCTCCATAAGTGGCAATCTGCGCTGTTTGGCGAGCCAATCCCCACTTTCACAAACCGGACCCACGATGTCGGTCAGGATCTCTCGCGAATCCTTCTGCACCACCGGCACAATCTCGTGAAATGCCTTGTACAGCGAGGGGCGGATCAAGTCATTCATGCCGGCATCGACAATGGTGAATTCCTTGCCTCCGTTGTTTTTGCGATACAGCACGCGTGTGAGTAGCACGCCGGATTCCGCCACAATCGAGCGGCCCGGTTCGACGGTGATGGCGAGTCCTGTTCCTTCCACAACTTTGCGGAGAGCAGCCAGGGCCAACCCAATTGAGGGGGTGCGCTCATTGGCTTCGTACTTGACGCCGAGCCCGCCGCCCAAATCGAGGTGCGCAATGGGGAGCCCCGCGGCTTGCAGGCGCTTGGCCAATGCCACCAGCCGCTGGACGGCTTCCACCATCGGTGCGGAGTCGAGCATCTGGGAGCCAATGTGGCAACTGACGCCGGTCATCGCAACATGCTGCAAGGTGGCCGCATATTCGTAGGCTTTTTCGACGACACTCATGTCGATGCCGAACTTGTTTTCGCGCAGGCCGGTGGAGATGTACTCGTGAGTGACCGGATTCACATCCGGGTTGACGCGCAGGGCCACCTGGGCTTTCTTCTTCATCTCGCCAGCCACCTGATCGAGCACGTCGATCTCGGCAATGCTTTCGCAATTGAAGCTGGCAACACCCTGTTCGAGGGCGTAGCGGATTTCGGCGGCAGTCTTGCCCACGCCGCTGAAGACCACCTTTGAGGCATCGCCTCCGGCACGCAGCACGCGGAAGAGTTCGCCGCCGCTCACAATGTCAAAGCCGGCCCCTTCGCGCACGAGTAAGTTCAATATGGCAAGGTTTGAGTTTGCCTTGACGGCGTAGCAAACGCGGCTGTCCAAGCCTGCTAAGGCATCGGCATATTCCCGGTAGCGTTCGCGAATCATTCCCGCGCTGTATACGTAGGTCGGCGTCCCGCATCGCTCGGCTACAGAGGTCAAATGTACATCTTCGACGCACAAGCGTCCCTGTCGAAATTCGTAATTCATCGCCTATTTCACTTTCAGAATCAGTGCACTCTGGTCATCGTGAATGCTCACTGCGCTTCGGTACTCATCCAGGTCGCTGAGCACCTTTTCAAAGATCAAGCCTGGAGCCACTTGCTTGTAACGTTGGAACGATTGCTTCAAACCGTTTTGTCCAAATGGCACACCCTCGGCATTGGCCTGGTCTTCAAATCCATCGCTGAACAATCCCACCAGATCGCCGGTCTTGACGATGCTGACGGTTTCATCATATTCCCGATTCTCGAGCAGGCCGAGCGGCACTCCTTCGAGATGAAGCCTGGTGACTTTGCCATCCCGCATGAGCAAGGGGAGGCCGCCTCCCGCGCTTGCGAAGGTCAGTTTCTTTTCATCGGCGTCCCAGCGCACCAGCATCAAAGTGACATACTGCCCTTCGACGCGGCGTTCGCAGAGCCGGTCGTTCAACACCTTCATCATCTTGGCCGGGGAGAGCCGGCGGTAGGCCATGCTGCGCAGAAAGCCGGAAACCA is part of the Bryobacter aggregatus MPL3 genome and encodes:
- a CDS encoding penicillin-binding protein is translated as MLAPINPAVDRRARWLLRLLMIWGVAVLARLFYLQIVKHDYYADLAEQQQTRLVEIAAHRGTIYDRNGHILAITVPVETVVVNPQQVPNTEVAASIFSEILGLNEKELLGKLDAKVAEKRKYFKIAEQISQEQAKRLKSLRLGWIQFESSTIRVYPNDQLAAHILGGVDFEKAGNGGIEQGLEDELAGRPGYAHMVTDVRHRGLESVVEIEPIPGNDVTLTIDYRVQFELEKLLGAAVIANNCWTGRALVMDPHNGEIVAMASYPTYNPNDKVVNMEARQNLPIQSPIEPGSVFKVFTIAGAIQDRKVTPKTGFHCGNGILNLFGRVIHDHDPYGYIPVEDILAHSSNIGAIRVAQELGEKRFSEYIKAFGFGSKTGLPLPGESSGRVLRLSKWTKSSIGSVAMGHEVMATTIQLGQAASVIANGGQLIPPKIVRRITAASSEGPNANRVPLRRTSFDEPQAKMTTVLSPDAVVQMRKMMEHVVLGGTGRKAKIAGYSVGGKTGSAQIYDVKAKQYSHKYHATFMGFTPVNDPRLVTIITLDGSTKYGGAVSAPVFSEATNAALRILNVPRDLPDDIKSEPVKDISINDAPDTETLVEKSVEEVENSDETVTKSTFVTPSFAGMTLRAALEAASKAGFRIDPIGSGLVREQSPPAGEPVSYGQKIKLRFGR
- the rsmH gene encoding 16S rRNA (cytosine(1402)-N(4))-methyltransferase RsmH produces the protein MAHFPVMSAEVLSYLAIRSESRIADMTAGLGGHSKQIAALLDSGVLVMNDRDGESLAEAVENTREFAAKIRPTQGVFSTFPERFREMGIGQLDGLLVDLGVSMKQLTEPERGFSFRHDGPLDMRMSRDSEQDLTAADVVNTFSEKEIADILYEYGEEWRSRAIARAVVRARPIHTTRQLAQLAGQGAASRDTKVSPATKTFMALRLYVNREMDELKALLEALPGLMAVGSRVVALSFMSTEDRILKQKFQEFQRAGLAKILTKHVVKPSDEELRRNPASRSAKLRAIEWQAAT
- a CDS encoding inorganic diphosphatase, producing MHGLSLYDIDPGPESPEIVRMIVEIPMHSANKYEYDGEFGLFRLDRSLYASVHYPGDYGFIPGTLAEDHDPLDILVLVSEPSITGCMMLVRPVGILNMIDSSERDQKILAVPTRNPRFEQIHTIDQVFPHTRREIEHFFTIYKELEGKRTVMEGWGGPKEARKAILESRQSYFEAKEAPPK
- a CDS encoding BlaI/MecI/CopY family transcriptional regulator, producing MNETLSRRERQIMDILHRLGRASAADIEAALPDAPSYSAVRAHLRTLEDKGHIRHEMEQLRYVFFPTVNPERARSSALRHLVDTFFGGSATDAAAALLDPKSATLPLADLDRLADLIEEARKEGR
- a CDS encoding M56 family metallopeptidase, producing the protein MIPSSTLTLGLQSALLLAIAASVTWLLRRSNAALRHYIWTLALAFLLVLPFWPVQSFRVPVPIAQSAATRIVVTADGSRLGPSAIDAATVLRGLWMGGVLLLLARMAGSQFRGWRLARTATVWQEDAFLSSSIAVPMVVGLSAPKILLPLDAVDWEPERLEAVLAHERMHVLRRDLFWKFLAQIACAAYWPNPLVWFAARQHDKECEQSCDDGVLLSGVRATDYAKHLVSIARNLRAGPQLEGGLSMATTSTLERRLTALLNPLTSHKPLTRGTLLTTAALSLALLAPIAGWNLVAQTMGGTNGMVVDPSGAPIADARVTLVFPAGSNDRREITRTHASGDFHFPALPEGVYTLRVESPGFGPLEQAGLLLGKPGEAPIRITLNVGGIRESVQVSAVPGPASEPKQIRVGGNIQATKLVSQVRPLYPADCRTERVQGTVLLNAVIGVDGSIVSLKPINEFVDVRLRDTAIDSVKQWRYTPTLLNGNPIEVATVIEVNFTLSR
- a CDS encoding Gfo/Idh/MocA family protein; the protein is MSTRREFLEVSALGGATASLAQAQKISANDKIRVGCIGMGNMGLGDVKTASTVDGVEFVAVADVYEGRLTNAKEMFGKQIFTTRDYRELLARPDIDAVIIATPDHWHATQAVAALEAGKHVYCQKPMVKNPEDGHKIIAAEKKSGKVFQVGSQRVSSILYARLREVIKEGKIGEIRMIEAFYDRNSALGAWQYVIPYDASPSTVSWDSFIGSAPKRPFEPIRLFRWRNYQDYGTGIAGDLFVHLFSGIHYVMDSNGPERVFASGGTYYWNDGRDVPDLMIGLYDYPKTATHGAHQITLRVNFEAGTGGGQSFRFVGTEGYITLDVGNGFTVHSTPREARPGYDLQPFPAAVKKQFLDEYKKQYPDQKPSADSMRPATSYSYKLPAGYAEQFAHHANFYDAIRNKRAVIEDATFGLRAAAPALLSNTSYFEKRLVQWDPTAMKIKA
- a CDS encoding sugar phosphate isomerase/epimerase family protein; this encodes MPLTRRTALAATIAPLLRAQPRQQIAVSTYSFWHLRGTKYPLEKVIEQAHAMGFDGVELLHRQFASEDKEYLNKLKQMAFERGLSLPMLSIHQDFVSPDAAERKKNIDHTKHCIDLAAQLGIPAIRLNSGRWKTIKSFDDLMKVKGDEPPLAGYKLDDAKRWCVDSINEIIPHAKSAGVRMALENHWGLTTNVAVLLDLWKAVNSPWLGINLDTGNFPEKPYDGISTLAPHATIVQAKTYYGGGVWYTLDLDYKRIAKILADAKFSGWVSLEMEGNEDPLTAVPKSLKVLRDAFASH
- the lysA gene encoding diaminopimelate decarboxylase, whose product is MNYEFRQGRLCVEDVHLTSVAERCGTPTYVYSAGMIRERYREYADALAGLDSRVCYAVKANSNLAILNLLVREGAGFDIVSGGELFRVLRAGGDASKVVFSGVGKTAAEIRYALEQGVASFNCESIAEIDVLDQVAGEMKKKAQVALRVNPDVNPVTHEYISTGLRENKFGIDMSVVEKAYEYAATLQHVAMTGVSCHIGSQMLDSAPMVEAVQRLVALAKRLQAAGLPIAHLDLGGGLGVKYEANERTPSIGLALAALRKVVEGTGLAITVEPGRSIVAESGVLLTRVLYRKNNGGKEFTIVDAGMNDLIRPSLYKAFHEIVPVVQKDSREILTDIVGPVCESGDWLAKQRRLPLMESGDLLAVKTAGAYGFGMSSNYNSRGRAAEVLIDGSRFEVIRERENWDDLVRGERIP